A stretch of DNA from Thiomicrospira sp. XS5:
TAGCGGTTTCCACTTCGTTCCAAGCGCGCAAAGCGTTGTCTTGGGTGCCGCCTTTGCAGTGTTTGATAATGTCGGAGACTTTCGGCCACCACTTGCCTTCTTCCGGGTGCTGCATATGGGCGTTGAAGGCTTCTTGAACCTGCTCTATGGAATAGTCTTTTAGTCCGTTCCAGTACATTTCAAACGTAAGGTCGGTTAAGTCCTTTTCGTAATAAGCGAAAACCCAGCTGAGGATTTTCGAGAACTTTTCCATGTCTTGTACTTGCATAGGCGTTCCTGAGCGAATTCCGGTGTTAATGACGGTTTTGGTTGTTTGAGTTTGTATGATTGAATGTCGAATTATCTTATCATTTTTCACCCAATGCTGTGGTTTCAATTCGCATTCAAATTCGACCCGGTCGGGTGACAAATGTCATTGGGTTTTGCCGATTGTTTTGCTGTCGGCATCGGCCAAAAGCGAGTAGAATGAAAGCTTGAGTTTTAACGAAGCAGGGCAGTCCGTGATAAAAGCGCTTTTGACAATATGCAGGGTCGGAACCGGGCCGACTTCCCGTCGGGTGCTTACAGGCTTGGCGCTGTCTTGTCTGGCGTCGTTTTCGGTATCGGCGGCCACTTTGGAATCGGAGATGGCGAAAAGGCCAGCTTCGGGGCTCTTGCTGCTGAACGCCGCCGAGCAACCGTTGGTATCGAATCAGGCGGAGCGGTTATTGATTCCGGCTTCGACCACCAAGCTGGTGACGGGCTACTTGGCATTGGATCACTGGGGGCGCGATCACCGTTTTAAAACCGATTTCCGGGTGGTGAGACGAGCGTCGGACGGCGCGGTGATTTTGTGGGTAAAAGGCTATGGCGACCCGTTTTTGGTGTCGGAAGAATTGCAGAAAATCGCGACACGCCTGGCATCCGCTCTGGCGGATCGAGGCGTGTCGCACTTGGATGCGATTTATCTGGATGTTGGTTATTTTCAGCCCGGTTTGGTCTTGCCCGGCACCACGGGTACTCTGAATCCTTATGATGCGCATCCGAGTGCGTTGGCGGCGAATTTCAATACTCTGTTTTTGAAGTCGGACGAGGGCGAAATCGTGTCGGCTGAATCGCAAACCCCTTTGACGCGTTTGGCGGTTAAGATCGGTCATGAAACCGACCTCAGTGAGGGGCGCTTTAACCTGGGGCCGGACGTGCGTTTGGGGCAGCGTTATTTTGCCGAATTGCTGAGCGCATTTTTGACGCGGCAGGGTGTAACTGTAGTGGACGATGTTCAGTGGCATCCGATGGTTGAAGCCAAAGGCGCGGGACTGCGCGAGCTATTGAGTTATCGCCACCTGAATTCCTTGACGCTGGGAGAAATGGTGGCGCCGATGATGCGTTATTCGACCAATTTTATTGCCAATCAATTGGCGCTGAAACTCGCAGCAGACGCCTATGGCGAACCGGCTACGGCGGATAAGGTGAAGCAGTTGTTGAACAGTCGTTTAAAGCGCCGTTTCGGTTGGCGGGATTTTTATCTGGAAGACGGTGCCGGTTTGTCGCGTGAAAATCGGTTGAGTGCGCGGCAGTTGGTGGACGTGTTGGTACGTTTTCGTCCCTGGAAAGATCTGTTACCGGAAGTGGAAGCGGATGTGTATGCTAAAACCGGCACCTTGATCGGGGTCAGCGCTTTGGCGGGCTATATCAAAAATGACCAGGCCTGGTCACCGTTTGCCTTGCTGGTGAACCAGAAGGTGCCGTTTCATTATCGCAATCAAGTGGCGTTGCAGTTAAAACAACGTTTGGCGAATGAGACGACGGCGCAGCTCAGTCAACGCCCAGAATCTTATGGGTCTGCAAACTGAGTTTCCATTGCGGGTGTGATAAGCAATAATCCAAAGTGGCTTTGAGGTTTCGGGCCTGAATCGTTGGGTTGGCATCGTCCATGGCTTGCAGGTAGAAGTGGTCAAACGTCAAACCGGCGACTTTTTCTGGCGGACAATCGGTCTGCGGGTACACCAGTTTCAATTCATCCCCTTCATCCAAAATCAATGGCGCATTGGCCTTGGGGCTGACGCAAATCCAGTCGATGCCTTGCGGTGCCTTTTGGGTGCCGTTGGTTTCAATCGCAATTTCAAAACCGTGCTCGTGAAACGTATCCACCAAGGTTTGGTCCACTTGTAACAGTGGTTCACCACCGGTCAAAACCACAAACGGGTGAGGGCGTGCTGGGTTTTTGTCGCTTGGGTTGGTTTCCGGCCAGAGGGTCAACAGATGTTCGGCCAGGTCGTCAGCGGTTTTGAATTGTCCGCCGTTTTGGCCGTCGGTGCCGAGAAAGTCGGTGTCGCAGAACTGACAAACGGCTTGTGCCCGATCCGCTTCACGTCCGGTCCAGAGGTTGCAGTTGCTGAAACGGCAGAAAATGGCCGGCCGGCCGGAATGAAATCCTTCCCCTTGCAGTGAATAAAATGCTTCTTTGATGCGGTAGCCCATGGCGCGTTTCCCGGTTGTTTCTCGATGCGGTTTGATGCTATTTTTTACAATGAAAGGGTTTGAAAATGCTATAATGATTAGCTATTTTTTAGACCTTGTTGTTGACCTTGATTCGTATCAATTACGTTGAATTAAAACAGAATAGGGTTTATGCGTCGGTTGAAATGACTTTTCAGAGCGTTTAAACGCCGGTTTTTATCAGTGCATTTCACGCCACATATTTTTTAGGAGAGAGATTATACCAATGTCTGCCAAGACCTTATACGATAAATTGTGGGACAGCCACGTCGTCCGTCAGGAAGAAGACGGCACGGCGTTGATTTACATTGACCGTCAGTTGTTGCATGAGGTGACCTCGCCTCAAGCATTCGAGGGTCTGCGTCTCGCCAATCGTAAGCCTTGGCGAATTAATGCCAACTTGGCGACCCCGGATCATAACGTGCCAACCACGCCGTATAAAACGGTGGACGACATTGCCGATCCGATTTCGCGGATTCAGGTACAGACATTGGATGCCAATACCAAACATTTCGGCATTACCGAATTCGGCATTGGCGATATTCGTCAAGGCATTGTGCACGTAGTCGGGCCGGAAGAAGGGATGACCTTGCCGGGCATTACGTTGGTGTGCGGTGACTCTCATACGGCAACGCACGGGGCTTTAGGGGCTCTGGCGCACGGCGTGGGGACGTCGGAAGTGGAGCACGTGCTGGCCACGCAATGCTTGATTCAAAAGAAAATGAAGAACATGCTGATTAAGGTCGATGGTCAATTGCAGCCGGGCGTCACGCCGAAAGATGTGGTGTTGGCGATTATCGGCCAAATCGGTACCGCCGGCGGGAACGGTCATGCCATCGAATTCGGCGGACAGGTGTTCCGGGATATGTCGATCGAAGGGCGCATGACCGTGTGTAACATGGCGATTGAAGCCGGTGCGCGTGTCGGTTTGGTGGCCGTGGATGACAAGACCATCGAGTATGTGAAAGGCCGTCCGATGGCACCGAAAGGTGAACAGTGGGAGATGGCGGTCCAGGCCTGGCAAGATTTGAAATCCGACGACGATGCGGTGTTCGATAAGGTGGTGGAAATCGACGGTGCCAGCATCGAACCACAAGTGTCTTGGGGCACATCACCGGAAATGGTCTTGGACGTCAATGGCAAGGTGCCGAACCCGGCCAACGAGTCCGATGATGTTAAAGCCAGCGGCATTCGCCGGGCGTTGGAATACATGGGGTTGGAAGCCGATATGGCGATTACCGATATTCCGGTGGATTATGTCTTCATCGGTTCCTGTACCAACTCGCGCATCGAGGATTTTCGTGAAGCGGCGGCGGTCTTGAAAGGCCGCAAAGTGGCGGCTTCTGTTGAGCAAGCGATCGTGGTGCCGGGGTCCGGTCTGGTCAAGCAACAAGCTGAAGCCGAAGGGTTGGATAAGGTTTTCATTGAAGCCGGTTTCGAATGGCGTAACCCGGGCTGTTCGATGTGTTTGGCGATGAATGCCGATAAACTGCCGAGTGGTAAGCATTGTGCCTCCACGTCGAACCGTAACTTTGAAGGGCGTCAGGGGGCTGGCGGACGCACCCACTTGGTCAGCCCGCAAATGGCCGCCGCCGCCGCGGTGGCCGGCCACTTTGTGGACGTGCGTGACATGATGAAAGAAGCGGTATAAGGAGTCAGAATGGAAAAGTTTACGAAATTTACCGCCATTGTGGCGCCAATGGATCGCGCCAATGTGGATACCGATGCGATTATCCCCAAGCAGTTTCTGAAATCCATTAAACGCACCGGTTTCGGACCGAATTTGTTTGATGAATGGCGTTACGAAGACGTCGGCGAGCCGGGACGAGATAATTCCAAACGTCCGTTACGCAAAGACTTTGTGTTGAACCAGCCGCGTTATCAGGGTGCGCAAATTTTGATTGCGCGTGAAAACTTCGGTTGTGGTTCCAGTCGCGAACACGCGCCATGGGCTTTGAAAGACTACGGTTTCGACGTGATTATCGCGCCGAGTTTTGCCGATATTTTCTTTAATAACAGTTTTAAAAACGGAATCTTGCCAATCGTGCTGGACGAGCAGACGGTGGACGGTTTGTTTAAAGAAATTTTCGCGCAGGAAGGTTATGAGCTGACCATCGATTTGGAAAATCAACAAATCATCAAGCCGAACGGTGAGGCCATTACGTTTGATGTGGATGCCTTCCGTAAACATTGTTTGTTGAACGGGTTGGACGATATCGGTTTGACCTTGCAGCATGAAGATGAAATCAAAACCTTTGAAACCAAACATAAGGCGGCCTCGCCTTGGTTGTTTTGATGTGCGGCTAGGCATGCGTTTCATTGAATAAGTAATTTAAGTAAAGACACTGTAGAGACACTGTAAATGACAAAAGAAGTACTGATTTTACCTGGGGACGGCATTGGGCCGGAAATTACCGCCGAAGCGGTGAAAGTGCTGGAAGCCTTGCAAAAAAGCGATGGCCTGGACATCAAGATGACACACGACTTGGTCGGGGGTGCGGCTTATGATGCGCACGGTGTCCCCTTGGCGGATGAAACCTTGGAAAAAGCCAAACAGTCCGATGCGATTTTGCTGGGAGCTGTTGGCGGGTATCAGTGGGAGTCGTTGGATATTTCGGTTCGCCCGGAAAAAGGGTTGTTGTCTCTGCGTTCCAATTTGGAGTTGTTTGCCAACTTGAGACCGGCGTATTTGTTCCCGCAATTGGCGGATGCGTCAACGTTGAAACCGGAGGTTGTGGCCGGTCTGGATATTTTGATTGTGCGTGAATTGACCGGTGGGATTTATTTCGGTCAGCCGCGTGGTATCCGTACTTTGGAAAACGGTGAGCGCCAAGGCTACAACACTTATGTGTATTCCGAGTCCGAAATCAAGCGTATTGCGCGTGTAGCCTTCGATGCGGCGATGAAGCGTAACAAGAAGTTGTGCTCCGTCGATAAGGCCAATGTGTTGGAAGTGACGGAAATGTGGCGTGAAATCATCGATGAAGTCGCCAAAGATTATCCGGAAGTGTCGGTTCAGCATATGTATGTCGATAACGCCGCCATGCAGTTGGTATTGAATCCGAAACAGTTTGACGTCATGGTGACCGGTAATATGTTCGGCGATATCTTGTCGGATGAAGCGTCTATGTTGACCGGTTCCATCGGTATGTTAGCGTCGGCGTCATTGGATGCCAATAATAAAGGGATGTACGAACCGAGCCACGGTTCGGCGCCGGATATTGCCGGGCAGAACCTGGCCAACCCGTTGGCAACGATTTTGTCGGCGGCGATGATGTTGCGTTACAGCTTGGGCCATGAAGACTTGGCGGTGAAAATTGAAAACGCGGTCAGCAAGGTATTAGATCAAGGCTTGAGAACGGGAGATATCTGGTCGGAAGGCCTAACGAAAGTCTCGACCTCGGAAATGGGGGATGCGGTCGTCGCAGCACTGTAAAAGCGACGAACGAGTCGTGCATTTTTCGCGTAAACGTGTAAACTGCACAAAGCGTCTTTTGAGATTTTGAGATGAACAGGAAGCCTCCCGTTTAAAATGAAGAATCATTTTACAATCACCATCAGCGATGTACACGGTTCCCGCCATTTTTCGTTTAAGCAATTTATGCGAAAAATTGCTTTATTCGTGGTGTTGTTCATCTTTTTATTGCTGGCCGGTTCGGCGGCGGTGATCTGGTGGTTGAACCAGGAAATTGTCGATATTGAGGATAAGCGGGAAAACGCCGAACAGGAATATCGTACGGTGCTGGAAAAAAGCAAAAGCGCTTACCTATCGCTCGAAACCGAAAAGAAAAAGCTGCAAACCCAGTTGGACAATCGCTCGAAACAGATACAGTTTCTGGATCAGACGTTGAAAGGCTTGGAAGATCTGATTGGTGTTAAACCGGACGAAGATGCGCTGGTGACTGATCGGGTCAAAATTGTGCAACTGACCACCTTAGAAAAACAGGTGATGTTGGAGGATATTCCAAATGGCCGTCCGGTGAAAAAGTACCAAGGTGTCAGCAGCAGTTTCGGCTGGCGAACGCACCCGGTGAAAGGGACGCGTGAATTCCATCGTGGTATCGATTATCGCGGCAAGCGAGGTGACGGCATTATTGCGACGGCCAGCGGAGTGATTGAATATGCCGGTTACCATAAAAAAAGTGGTTACGGTCGTTTGATCATTATTTCACATGATTATGGCTTTAAAACGCTTTACGGTCATATGAGTAAACTGCTGGTGAAAACCGGTCAAGTAGTGAAAAAAGGCGAGTTGATTGGCGAAATCGGGTCGTCCGGCTTGTCTTCAGGGCCTCATTTGCATTATGAGGTCAGTTTTGTGCAGCGTAAGCTCAACCCTGTTCCGTTCATTAATTGGGGTTTGAAAGATTACGATGAAATATTTAAAAAGGTAAAAGGTGTTCCATGGGGATCTTTAAGTCAAATGGTTCAGGGTCGCGTCCAGCAGGTGGAAAAACAATTATTGCTGCGGGATGTAAAATAAGCGGTGAGATTAAAGACCTAGGTGGAGCCTTGCACATCGATGGGCATATCGATGGCATTATCGAAACCGACTACGATGTATCCATCGGAGATAAAGGCATTGTCACTGGTTTGGTCAAAGCGAAAACCATTGTCGTCAGTGGAACCCTGGAAGGAAAGGTGGCGTGTGAGAGCATTGATATTCTGTCCACCGGTAAGCTGCTCGGTGAAGTGGTCTGTGGCGAGATGATGATTGAGTCCGGCGGGAAATTCATTGGTGAGAGCCGCGAATTAACGGAAGGTGGCTTGATTGTCAGCTTCCCGGACGACGAAAAGAGCAAACTGGAAAATCAAGCGAGATCCGTGGTGGAAATGATTAAAAGTAAAAATGCCATTACGGATGATATTAAAGCAACGGACGCCGAAGCCGTTGCCACAAAATAAACAGCAAAGAAGGGAGAAGTATGTCAAAGCAGTATGATGTTGCGGTCGTAGGCGCCACAGGGGCGGTGGGCGAAACCATTTTGAAAGTGTTGGAAGAACGCAACTTCCCTGTTCGTAACCTTTATCCATTGGCGAGCAGTCGTTCAGCGGGTAAAAAACTGGAATTCAATGGCGGCTGGGTCGAAATTCAGGATTTGGCGACATTCGATTTCTCTAAAGTTCAGATTGGCTTGTTTTCTCCTGGGGCAAGCGTGTCCCGCGAGTATGCGCCAAAAGCGGCGGCGGCCGGTTGCGTGGTGGTGGACAACACGTCCGAGTTCCGTTATGACGACGATATTCCATTGGTGGTGCCGGAAGTGAATCCGGATGCCGTGGCGGGGTATAAAACCCGCGGCATCATTGCCAACCCGAATTGTTCAACCATTCAAATGCTGGTGGCCTTGAAGCCGATTCACGAAGCGGTGGGCATTACCCGTATCAATGTGGCGACCTATCAAGCGGTTTCCGGTTCCGGTAAAGAAGCGATTGACGAATTGGCGACGCAAACGGCCAATTTGTTGAACATGAAGCCGGTGGAAGCCAATGTCTATCCGAAGCAAATCGCCTTTAACTGTATTCCGCAAATTGATGTTTTCCAAGAAAATGGTTACACCAAGGAAGAGATGAAAATGGTGTGGGAAACCCAGAAAATCATGGGGGACGACAGCATTTTGGTGAATCCGACGGCCGTACGTGTGCCGGTCTTTTTCGGTCACAGTGAAGCCGTTCACATTGAAACCAAGGAAAAAATTACCGCGGAAAAAGCCAAGGAGCTGTTCAAAGCGGCCGACGGTATTGTTTTGATTGACGAGCACCAAGATGGCGGTTACCCGACAGCGGTAACCGACGCGGCGGATACCAATCCGGTTTACGTTGGGCGTGTGCGTGAAGATATTTCCTACGAAAAAGGCCTGGATTTGTGGGTCGTCGCTGACAACGTCCGTAAGGGTGCGGCGACGAACACGGTGCAGATTGCCGAACTGCTAGTTAAGGATCATATTTAATCCGTAATGGCGTTATTGGCAATTGGTATTGAGTATCAGGGCACGGCCTATTGTGGCTGGCAGCGACAACGTCATTGTGAGTCGGTGCAGCAGCACTTAGAAAGTGCCTTGTCAGAGATTGCCAATGAATCCATCGAGTTAAATTGCGCCGGTCGAACCGACACCGGTGTGCATGCCATTGGTCAGGTCGCGCATTTTGTGACCACGGCTGAGCGTCCCGACAAAGCCTGGGTGCAAGGCGTGAATACCAAGCTCCCGCGTGATATTCGGGCCATATGGGTAAAGTCCATGCCGGACGACTTTCACGCCCGTTTCTCGGCGGTGGCGCGCCAATACCGTTATGTGATTTTCAATCGTTCCGTGCATTCGGCCATTTTGGCGCATCGTGTGACTTGGGAAAGCTGGCCGCTGGATGAGCAGGAAATGCATCAGGCGGCACAGGCACTCATCGGCGAGCGCGATTTTTCGTCTTTTCGGGCGGCCGGCTGCCAAGCGGCGCATGCACGTCGGGAAGTACAGTGGATTGAGGTCTCGCGTCGCGGTGACTTTGTGTTTGTCGATATTCGCGCCAATGCGTTTTTGCATCACATGGTACGTAATATCGTCGGCACTTTGTTGGAAGTCGGTCGCGGCGAAAAGCCGGAGACTTGGGTGACGGAATTGCTGGCGAAGCAGGACCGAACGCAAGCGGGGATGACGGCGCCGGCGGATGGGCTTTACTTCGTGAATGCCTTTTACCCAGAAGCCTTTGGACTTCCGGTGGTTGAATTGAACGAATTGTTATGGCAAGGGTGATGTGATGCGAACACGCATTAAAATTTGTGGCATGACACGGTCTGAGGATGCGTTGGCGGCGGCGGAAGCCGGAGCCGATGCCTTGGGATTGGTGTTTTACCCGCCCAGTCCGCGTCATATTGAAATCGACCAGGCCTGGTCGATTATCGAGGTTTTGCCAGCCTTTGTGACCACGACGGCATTGTTCGTCAACCCCGAGCCAGGCCTGGTGAAAACCGTGATTCAGCGTTTAAAAATCGATTTGCTGCAGTTTCACGGCGATGAATCCGCCGAATTTTGCGAGCAGTTTGAGCGACCGTACATCAAAGCGGTACGCATGCAGTCGGACACGGATTTGGCTGACTTATCGCAGCGTTACGCGTCGGCTCAGGCGTTGTTGCTCGACACCTATGTGAAAGGCGTACCGGGGGGGACCGGTGAGGCCTTTAACTGGGATTGGGTCGAGCCCTCGAAGCGAGATAAAGCCTGTTTGCCGGTTATTTTGGCCGGCGGGCTGACGGCCGAGAACGTCGGACGGGCGGTTCAAACCGTTCAACCTTGGGCCGTGGATGTCAGCGGCGGGGTGGAAGCCGAACCGGGTAAAAAGTCGGTGGCACAGATTCAAGCGTTTGTGGAAGCGGTCAGCGCGTCCGCACGAACCTAAAATTGAGATGAAAAGTGAGTTCAAGAATGAGTGTTGATTATTCGCAATATCCTGATTCAAAAGGACATTTCGGTATTTATGGCGGCATCTTTGCGCCGGAAACCTTAATGGCGGCGTTAGAGGGGCTGAATAAACAGTATGAAAGTCTGAAAAACGATCCAGAATTTCTGGCCGAATTGACCAAAGACTTTCAGGACTATGTTGGGCGCCCAAGCCCTCTTTATTACGCCGAGCGATGGTCTGAATCCTTGGGTGGTGCGAAAATCTACCTGAAGCGCGAAGACTTGAATCACACCGGTGCGCACAAGATTAATAACACCATTGGGCAGGCCTTATTGGCGAAGCGTCTTGGAAAAACGCGCATCATCGCCGAAACCGGTGCCGGGCAACATGGCGTAGCCAGCGCAACTGTCGCGGCGCGTCTCGGTTTGGAATGTGTCGTCTATATGGGTGCGGATGACGTGGTGCGTCAAGCGCCCAACGTGGCTCGCATGAAAATGCTGGGCGCCGAAGTGGTGGCGGTGGAATCCGGTACACGCACTTTGAAAGATGCCTTGAACGAAGCCATGCGCGACTGGGTCACCAATGTGGACGATACCTTTTACATTATCGGCACCGTGGCCGGGCCCCACCCGTATCCGGCGATGGTGCGTGATTTTCAAGCCGTCATCGGGCGAGAAGCCAAGCAGCAGCACATGGAAAAAGAAGGGCGTTTACCGGATGCCTTGATTGCCTGCGTGGGCGGTGGCTCTAATGCCATTGGGCTTTTTTATGATTTCTTGCCGGACGAGTCGGTCTCGATTTACGGTGTCGAAGCCGGTGGTCACGGCTTGGAAACCAACGAGCATGCCGCGCCTTTATGCAAAGGCAAGCCTGGTGTGTTACATGGTAACCGTACCTATTTGATGGAAGACGAAGACGGGCAGATTATGGGAACACATTCCATTTCCGCTGGCCTGGATTATCCGGGGGTCGGGCCGGAGCACTCCTGGTTAAAAGACATTGGGCGAGTGGACTATGTGGCGATTAATGATGATGAAGCCTTGCAAGGTTTCCGTGATTTGACGCGTTATGAGGGCATTATTCCGGCCTTGGAGTCGAGTCATGCCTTGGCGTATGCCACGAAGTTGGCGCCGACCATGCGCCCGGACCAGACTATTGTTGTGAATTTGTCCGGTCGTGGCGATAAAGATATGAATACCATCGCGAAGATAGAGGGGTTTGAGTTTTAAGATGAATCGAATTGATGCAACGTTGGCGGCCTTGAAAGAACAAGGTAAGACCGCTTTAATCCCCTACATCACCGCGGGTGATCCACACCCGGATATGACCGTTTCGTTAATGCATTCGCTGGTCGAACAGGGCGCGGATATGTTGGAGTTGGGCGTGCCGTTTTCCGATCCGATGGCGGATGGTCCGGTCATTCAAAAAGCCGTTGAGCGTGCGCTGGCGTACCATGTCAGCATGAAAGATGTTTTTCGTTATGTGACGGAATTCCGAAAAACCGACACTCAGACCCCGATTATCTTAATGGGGTATTTGAACCCGATTGAAGCCATGGGCGTGGAAACCTTTGCGAAGCATGCCAAAGAAGCCGGTGTGGACGGTGTTTTGACGGTGGATATGCCGCCGGAAGAAACCAATGGTTATTTGAGCGCTTTACAGGATGAAACTTTAAACCGCATCTTCCTAGTGTCCCCAACGACGCCGGACGGTCGTTTAAAAGCCGTGAACGATATGGGCAGTGGGTTTGTTTATTACGTGTCGTTAAAAGGCGTGACCGGTTCCAAAGCGTTGGATGCGTCTGACGTGGCGCAACATGTCGGGCACTTGAAACAAAAAACGGCCATGCCGGTGGCGATTGGTTTCGGGATTCGCGATGGCGACACCGCTTATCAAATGGCGAAACTGGGCGATGCCATTATTGTCGGTTCGGCTTTGGTGAGTTTGGTTGAACAGAACGCCGATCAAGAATTATCTGTGATTGAGCAGGTATTGAGTGATAAAATGCGCGAATTCAAACAGGCGATCAATAAAGCGGACAGCGAATAACGCCTTAAATAAACAGACAAGATATGCAACAGGCCGTTACGGATCAATGGCCGTTTGGAGAACATCATGAGTTGGTTTGAAAAGATTTTACCGAGTATCAAGCAAGTGGCGGAACGCAAGAAAAACGTTCCGGAAGGGCTGTGGACCAAGTGCCCGAAATGCGAAAGCACCTTGTACCGTGCCGAAGTGAAACGTAACCAGGAGGTCTGCCCGAAGTGTGATCACCATATGCGTTTGGGCGGGCGTGATCGTTTGGAATCTTTCTTGGATGATGGAACGGCGGTTGAAATCTCGGCGAACATTTCGCCAATCGATGCTTTGAAATTCAAGGACCTGAAGCCTTACAAGTCCCGTATTGCGCAAGCGCAAAAAGCCACCGGCGAAAAAGATTCTTTTGTGACCATGGTGGGCGAAATTCAAGGCCTGGAAGTCGTGGCCGGAGCATTTGAATTTAAGTTCATGGGCGGTTCCATGGGGTCGGTGATGGGCGAAAAATTCGTGCGCGCGGTGAATGAAGCCATTGAGCGCCGTTGCCCGTTGATTGTGTTCTCCGCCAGTGGCGGCGCGCGCATGCAGGAAGCCTTGTTTTCGTTGATGCAAATGGCCAAGACCAGTGCGGCGCTAGGAAAATTGCGTGACCAGAATTTACCGTTTATTTCCGTTTTGACGGACCCGACTATGGGGGGCGTCTCGGCCAGTTTTGCGATGTTGGGTGACCTGAATGTCGCCGAACCAAAAGCCCTGATCGGTTTTGCCGGACCACGCGTTATCGAGCAAACGGTGCGCGAAAAACTGCCGGAAGGCTTTCAGCGCAGTGAATTCCTGTTGGAGCACGGCGCCATTGACATGATTATTCACCGTCATCAATTGAGTGCCGAGTTGGCTTCCGTTTGCCGTATGCTTTTGAAAAAGCCGGCCTGATGCATTCCTGAAGCCGTGAAACCGACATCCCACTCCAGTCTGCAAGCTTGGATTGATTGGCTGGTGTCCTTGCATGCCGAGGAAATCGACCTTGGTATCGAGCGCGTGAAATCCGTTGCTGAAATTATGGGGTTGCTCCCTATGGCGCCGACGGTCATTTCCGTGGCGGGGACCAACGGCAAAGGGTCCAGTGTGGCGATGCTGAACGCCATTTATCAAGCGGCCGGATTTCGAACCGGCGTGTTTACCTCGCCTCATCTCTTGCGTTTTAACGAACGTATTCTTTTGGCCGGTCATGAAGCGACCGACCAGCAAATTGTCGACGCTTTCTGTGCCATTGAAGCCGCTCGTGGGCACATCAAACTGACGTATTTTGAATTTTCGACCTTGGCCGCGCTTTGGCTGTTTGCACAAGACTCGTTGGACGTGGTGATTTTGGAAGTCGGTCTTGGCGGGCGATTGGACGCGGTCAATTTGGTGGATGCCGATGCCAGTTTGATTACGGCGATTGATGTCGATCATCAAGATTGGCTGGGGTCGGATCGCAGTCAGATTGCCGTGGAAAAGGCGGGCATCATGCGGTCGGAGTGCCCCAGTGTGTGTTCCGATGCCGATGTACCAATGGCGTTGTTGGATTATGCGGAGCAGCATCACGTGCCGTTGCAGTTACTGGGGCGCGACTTCGGTTATGCCGAAAATGACCAGGCCTGGTCGTTTGCATCGGAAGGAACGGTTCGCGATGGATTGCCGATGCCCGCCTTGAAGGGGCGCTTTCAGTTGCAAAATGGCGCCGGGGTGTTGGCGTTGATTGAACAATTACAAACGCGTTTGCCGGTGTCGGAAGCCGCCATTCATATGGGACTGGAAACCGTCACGCATGCCGGGCGCTTGCAATCCATTGAGCGGGGAGTACAACACTGGTTGGTGGATGTGGCGCACAACCCCCAGGCCGCGATGGAATTGGCCCGTTTTCTCGATGCACACCCGATCATGGATGTGGCAATTTTCTCGGTATTGGC
This window harbors:
- the trpA gene encoding tryptophan synthase subunit alpha, yielding MNRIDATLAALKEQGKTALIPYITAGDPHPDMTVSLMHSLVEQGADMLELGVPFSDPMADGPVIQKAVERALAYHVSMKDVFRYVTEFRKTDTQTPIILMGYLNPIEAMGVETFAKHAKEAGVDGVLTVDMPPEETNGYLSALQDETLNRIFLVSPTTPDGRLKAVNDMGSGFVYYVSLKGVTGSKALDASDVAQHVGHLKQKTAMPVAIGFGIRDGDTAYQMAKLGDAIIVGSALVSLVEQNADQELSVIEQVLSDKMREFKQAINKADSE
- the accD gene encoding acetyl-CoA carboxylase, carboxyltransferase subunit beta — translated: MSWFEKILPSIKQVAERKKNVPEGLWTKCPKCESTLYRAEVKRNQEVCPKCDHHMRLGGRDRLESFLDDGTAVEISANISPIDALKFKDLKPYKSRIAQAQKATGEKDSFVTMVGEIQGLEVVAGAFEFKFMGGSMGSVMGEKFVRAVNEAIERRCPLIVFSASGGARMQEALFSLMQMAKTSAALGKLRDQNLPFISVLTDPTMGGVSASFAMLGDLNVAEPKALIGFAGPRVIEQTVREKLPEGFQRSEFLLEHGAIDMIIHRHQLSAELASVCRMLLKKPA
- the folC gene encoding bifunctional tetrahydrofolate synthase/dihydrofolate synthase, giving the protein MKPTSHSSLQAWIDWLVSLHAEEIDLGIERVKSVAEIMGLLPMAPTVISVAGTNGKGSSVAMLNAIYQAAGFRTGVFTSPHLLRFNERILLAGHEATDQQIVDAFCAIEAARGHIKLTYFEFSTLAALWLFAQDSLDVVILEVGLGGRLDAVNLVDADASLITAIDVDHQDWLGSDRSQIAVEKAGIMRSECPSVCSDADVPMALLDYAEQHHVPLQLLGRDFGYAENDQAWSFASEGTVRDGLPMPALKGRFQLQNGAGVLALIEQLQTRLPVSEAAIHMGLETVTHAGRLQSIERGVQHWLVDVAHNPQAAMELARFLDAHPIMDVAIFSVLADKDALPMVQAVAPYVKKWAIADLAVPRAMSLENLKALLLRAGVSANNIVEYSDISEAVAAHHDGPWERMLVWGSFFTVSQALACLNHD